One part of the Tunicatimonas pelagia genome encodes these proteins:
- a CDS encoding type III polyketide synthase, whose amino-acid sequence MKSYVAALGTAVPKYRTPQTEIANFMANILQLNPAERQRLYALYRASGIHYRHSVLSDYSNINRRSFYPDAPNLEPFPTIKQRMDVYEREALSLSYRSAKNCLQQLPQFNPKEITHLIFVSCTGMYAPGVDIELIHQLGLSHQVQRTAINFMGCYAAFNALKVADSIVRADTNANVLMVCTELCTLHFQKGKDEDNLLANALFADGSSAALVTRQKFDNAIQFSLEQFYCDLVPEASQEMAWQIGNYGFEMKLSAYVPEAIKQGIYQLTQQLMNQLSWSVDEASLDVQEKPDFYAIHPGGKRILQVIEQALSMEKADNRFAYQILQQYGNMSSATILFVLKALHQDLTVADNDKSVLGLAFGPGLTLESMLLRVETF is encoded by the coding sequence ATGAAAAGCTACGTTGCTGCCCTCGGTACTGCTGTACCTAAATATCGTACCCCACAAACCGAAATCGCCAATTTTATGGCGAATATCCTTCAGCTAAACCCAGCCGAAAGGCAGCGTTTGTATGCTCTGTATCGAGCATCCGGTATCCATTATCGGCATTCTGTGCTAAGCGACTACAGTAATATTAACCGTCGTTCATTTTACCCTGATGCACCCAACCTGGAACCCTTCCCCACTATTAAACAGCGGATGGATGTCTACGAACGAGAAGCCCTGTCATTGAGCTATCGTTCAGCTAAAAACTGCTTACAGCAACTGCCCCAGTTTAACCCGAAAGAAATAACCCACCTGATTTTTGTAAGCTGTACCGGAATGTATGCCCCTGGCGTGGACATTGAGCTTATTCATCAACTGGGACTATCGCATCAGGTGCAGCGTACTGCGATTAATTTTATGGGTTGTTACGCGGCATTCAATGCGCTAAAAGTGGCTGATAGTATTGTTCGGGCTGATACCAATGCTAATGTACTCATGGTTTGTACGGAGCTTTGCACCCTACATTTTCAGAAGGGTAAGGATGAAGATAATTTACTGGCTAATGCGCTATTTGCTGACGGATCATCCGCTGCGTTGGTTACCAGGCAAAAATTTGACAATGCCATACAGTTCTCATTAGAGCAATTCTACTGTGATTTGGTACCAGAGGCTAGTCAAGAAATGGCTTGGCAAATTGGAAATTATGGCTTCGAGATGAAGTTATCCGCTTATGTACCTGAAGCAATTAAACAGGGGATTTACCAGCTAACTCAACAGTTAATGAACCAACTTAGTTGGAGTGTTGATGAGGCAAGCCTCGATGTTCAAGAAAAACCCGATTTCTACGCAATTCATCCCGGTGGTAAACGGATTTTGCAGGTAATTGAGCAAGCGCTATCTATGGAAAAGGCCGATAATCGCTTCGCTTATCAAATATTGCAACAGTACGGAAACATGTCGTCAGCCACTATTTTATTCGTGCTTAAAGCCCTGCATCAAGATTTAACCGTAGCTGATAACGATAAATCCGTCCTCGGATTGGCCTTCGGCCCTGGTTTGACGCTGGAGAGTATGTTATTACGAGTAGAAACATTTTGA
- a CDS encoding SDR family oxidoreductase, whose protein sequence is MMNTEGMLRDDALADKVIVVTGGGTGLGKSMTTYFLKLGAKVVIASRKQDVLDQTAKELEEATGGTVLPIACDVRKYEEIETVLKKTLDKFGRVDGLINNAAGNFISPTERLSHRAFDIVVDIVLRGTYNYALAFGKYWIEKQQPATMLNIVTTYAWTGSGYVVPSACGKAGVLALTRSLAVEWGKYNIRSNAIAPGPFPTEGAWSRLLPGDLVEKFDPAKNNPLKRVGDHQELANLAAYLMSDYSSFVNGEVITIDGGEWLQGAGEFNHLDEIPSEMWDQLEKARKKG, encoded by the coding sequence ATGATGAACACCGAAGGAATGCTGAGAGATGACGCACTGGCTGATAAAGTAATTGTAGTTACTGGTGGTGGTACCGGATTGGGAAAATCCATGACTACCTATTTTCTTAAGTTAGGAGCCAAGGTGGTAATCGCCAGCCGGAAACAAGATGTATTAGATCAAACCGCTAAAGAACTAGAAGAAGCCACCGGAGGTACGGTGCTGCCGATCGCCTGCGATGTTCGTAAATACGAAGAAATAGAAACGGTTTTAAAGAAAACGCTTGATAAGTTTGGGCGGGTTGATGGTCTAATCAACAACGCTGCGGGAAACTTTATCAGCCCTACTGAGCGACTATCGCACCGGGCATTCGATATTGTGGTGGATATTGTATTGAGAGGCACCTACAACTATGCACTAGCGTTTGGTAAATACTGGATTGAGAAGCAGCAACCGGCCACCATGCTCAACATCGTAACTACCTACGCCTGGACAGGCTCCGGCTACGTGGTTCCTTCAGCCTGTGGAAAAGCCGGAGTGCTGGCACTGACCCGCTCGCTAGCGGTAGAATGGGGCAAGTATAACATCCGTTCCAATGCTATCGCTCCTGGTCCATTCCCCACCGAAGGTGCCTGGAGCCGACTCCTACCGGGCGACTTGGTGGAAAAATTTGATCCAGCCAAGAATAATCCGCTCAAGCGGGTAGGCGATCATCAGGAGTTAGCCAATCTGGCGGCCTACCTTATGTCCGACTACAGTAGCTTCGTGAACGGAGAAGTAATTACCATTGATGGCGGCGAGTGGCTACAAGGCGCCGGAGAATTTAATCATCTGGACGAAATCCCCTCTGAGATGTGGGATCAATTAGAGAAAGCGAGGAAGAAGGGATGA
- a CDS encoding DUF4178 domain-containing protein yields the protein MDMNAVIIFSLVLIGIAVYFWQKNKKDKKLENGQDNSSQELHLENVRPGGLIHLMNVGPLMEEFDVSILSRGVYRAGQNDEWYELEGEAAKGKVWITLEYDDGLDVTLATRKLKLRDIPVNRSDLDTMDENGDGEFEFEGKTYYYEVSSEASYFPDGKISPDNESFFYYWEFETDDSDEFITIEEWENGRFEVTLSHPIKESQVKIFSLGQ from the coding sequence ATGGATATGAACGCCGTCATAATTTTTTCATTGGTTCTAATTGGAATAGCTGTGTACTTCTGGCAGAAAAATAAAAAAGATAAAAAGTTAGAGAATGGGCAAGATAATTCTTCTCAGGAATTACACCTAGAGAATGTTCGCCCGGGTGGACTAATTCACTTGATGAATGTTGGCCCGCTAATGGAGGAGTTTGATGTAAGCATCCTTTCTCGTGGCGTATATCGCGCCGGGCAAAATGATGAGTGGTATGAGCTAGAAGGGGAAGCCGCCAAAGGTAAAGTTTGGATTACGCTGGAGTATGATGACGGACTAGATGTAACATTAGCGACCCGCAAACTAAAGCTGCGTGACATACCTGTGAACCGAAGCGATTTAGATACGATGGATGAAAATGGTGACGGCGAATTTGAGTTTGAAGGAAAAACCTATTATTACGAAGTTTCCAGCGAAGCTTCCTATTTCCCCGATGGGAAAATCTCACCTGATAACGAATCTTTCTTTTATTACTGGGAATTTGAAACTGATGACAGCGACGAGTTCATCACGATTGAAGAGTGGGAAAACGGTCGCTTTGAAGTTACACTATCCCACCCCATTAAAGAATCTCAGGTAAAAATCTTTAGTCTGGGACAATAG
- a CDS encoding PspA/IM30 family protein, producing MSIFRRIFKVGEAQAHSAIDKIEDPVKMSEQAIRDLKGDLNKALESLAEVKALSIRTRRDMKNYQQQSTDYEKKAMLLLQRAEQGQIDPSDADRLATEALSRKEQAERQFTQTQAEVQKYDNMTANLEAKVNDLKGQISTWENEIKTLKARAKVSTATKKLNKQLAGIDSSSTVAMLERMKAKVEEEESLAESYGEIAAAPKSLDDEIDKAIGSGGGSDKLKELKARMGITENKQLGE from the coding sequence ATGAGCATTTTCAGAAGAATATTTAAAGTAGGCGAAGCCCAGGCCCATTCTGCTATTGATAAAATAGAAGATCCGGTAAAAATGAGCGAACAAGCAATTCGTGATTTAAAGGGTGACCTAAATAAAGCATTAGAAAGTTTAGCTGAGGTAAAGGCATTATCAATCCGCACTCGGCGCGACATGAAGAATTATCAGCAGCAATCGACCGATTACGAAAAGAAAGCGATGCTATTGCTTCAGCGGGCCGAGCAAGGACAAATTGACCCTAGTGATGCCGACCGATTAGCCACTGAAGCTCTGAGCCGAAAAGAGCAAGCCGAGCGTCAGTTTACGCAAACCCAGGCGGAAGTACAGAAGTACGATAATATGACGGCGAATTTGGAAGCCAAAGTAAACGACCTGAAGGGACAGATTTCTACCTGGGAAAATGAGATTAAAACCCTAAAAGCCCGGGCTAAAGTGAGTACCGCTACTAAAAAGCTAAACAAGCAGCTAGCAGGTATCGACTCTTCCAGCACAGTAGCCATGCTTGAGCGTATGAAAGCTAAAGTGGAAGAAGAAGAATCATTAGCTGAATCGTACGGTGAGATTGCCGCCGCTCCTAAATCACTAGATGATGAAATTGACAAGGCCATTGGTAGCGGTGGTGGTTCCGATAAGCTGAAAGAACTGAAAGCCCGCATGGGAATTACTGAAAACAAACAATTAGGAGAGTAG
- a CDS encoding YbjN domain-containing protein, with the protein MVAHFDKVKNFLFDLGFELQSEDAAEGLVVITDEDRGISHLILDCEEDILILEQYVFDLKDDSDASTLKYLLQINRSLVHGALVLNDENKVIFRDTLQLENMDKNELESSINAIGLMMAEYAEDFIKFAS; encoded by the coding sequence ATGGTTGCACACTTTGATAAGGTAAAAAACTTTCTATTTGACTTAGGATTTGAGCTCCAGTCAGAAGATGCCGCTGAAGGTTTGGTGGTAATTACTGATGAAGATCGGGGTATCAGTCACCTGATTTTGGACTGCGAAGAGGATATTTTGATTCTGGAACAATACGTTTTTGACTTGAAAGATGATAGCGATGCGTCTACTCTCAAGTATTTGCTGCAAATTAACCGCTCGCTAGTACACGGGGCTTTGGTGCTTAACGATGAAAATAAAGTGATTTTTCGCGATACTCTGCAATTAGAGAACATGGACAAGAACGAATTGGAAAGTTCTATCAACGCCATTGGCCTAATGATGGCCGAGTACGCTGAAGACTTTATAAAATTTGCCTCCTGA
- a CDS encoding NUDIX hydrolase, producing MKLFVNDTPVIFASVQNLSDTSYDYTFNALANNIVEAKLKEDVLVHYANPTYIKNALDYFSKKKVKNLDSITFAVADLEETVAMVKDQFKIVQAGGGVVRKEDRVLLIFRLSKWDLPKGKLEKGESPTEGALREVEEECSVKVELKNEVCQTWHTYTRNKKKYLKQTYWFAMDCLDDSQLQPQTEEDIEEVRWMNTSEVHQALYDSYFSIRYVMRQYYQQLENQSS from the coding sequence ATGAAACTCTTTGTAAACGACACTCCGGTTATCTTCGCTTCAGTGCAGAATTTATCAGACACATCTTATGATTACACATTTAACGCCCTAGCCAATAATATTGTTGAGGCCAAGCTAAAAGAAGATGTACTGGTGCATTATGCCAACCCTACTTACATTAAAAATGCCTTAGATTACTTTAGCAAGAAGAAGGTAAAGAACCTAGATAGCATCACTTTTGCCGTGGCGGATTTAGAAGAAACTGTAGCAATGGTAAAAGATCAGTTTAAAATCGTGCAGGCAGGAGGAGGAGTTGTTCGTAAAGAAGATAGGGTTCTACTGATTTTCCGGCTGAGCAAATGGGATTTGCCTAAAGGTAAACTAGAGAAGGGTGAATCGCCTACAGAGGGAGCGTTACGGGAAGTAGAAGAAGAATGTAGCGTGAAGGTAGAGCTTAAAAATGAAGTCTGTCAAACTTGGCACACCTATACTCGCAACAAGAAAAAATATCTAAAACAAACCTACTGGTTCGCCATGGACTGCCTGGATGATAGTCAGCTTCAGCCCCAAACCGAAGAAGACATTGAAGAAGTACGTTGGATGAACACTTCTGAAGTGCATCAGGCTCTGTACGATTCTTATTTTTCTATCCGGTACGTAATGCGGCAGTACTACCAGCAACTGGAAAATCAAAGCTCGTAG
- the coaD gene encoding pantetheine-phosphate adenylyltransferase has product MERVALFPGSFDPFTLGHEDIVRRGLSLFDKIVVSVGHNSKKRRYIPIETMLGHIQQTFQGENRIEVITYDELTAELAKQYQANYLLRGLRNTTDFEYENSISQVNRYLNTQLETVFLITSPAYAHINSSIIREVHRYGGDVNAFLPYEL; this is encoded by the coding sequence ATGGAACGAGTTGCTCTCTTTCCTGGCTCATTCGATCCGTTCACCTTAGGGCATGAAGATATTGTGCGACGCGGATTATCGTTATTTGATAAGATTGTAGTTAGCGTAGGGCACAATAGCAAGAAGCGCCGCTACATTCCGATAGAAACGATGCTCGGCCATATTCAGCAAACCTTTCAGGGTGAAAACCGCATTGAGGTAATTACCTACGATGAACTAACCGCTGAGTTAGCCAAACAATACCAGGCTAACTATCTATTACGTGGGCTACGCAATACTACCGATTTTGAGTACGAGAATAGTATCTCCCAAGTAAACCGCTATTTAAATACTCAACTGGAGACGGTTTTTTTAATTACCTCACCAGCTTACGCTCACATCAACTCATCAATTATTCGGGAAGTGCATCGCTACGGGGGCGACGTAAACGCTTTTTTGCCCTACGAGCTTTGA
- a CDS encoding DUF3822 family protein, with amino-acid sequence MAHSTGNYTLVRRIKDPQFSVDRLDQYALLLLAGTHNFQFCVVDTDQQRCLLLEDYSFSDTLEELTGAYRTIIEEHQLLMAGYWKSVKLAVKSPYFTLVPRSYFSPENPGHYLKLAVALPEENYSISYQMHEQAEAAMVFGANKGLVDRIKSTYPSQDIPLKYQGSVFIEGIRQMPSGSHYPVMHLHIDQGALTVLVIDNGNVVFYNNFAYQSPDDVVKYTLTAFQKLSLDQNDTKVVVWGNIPLKSDEYAALYRYIRQLTLGTKPDFLTFSHMFDEAPDHQYFDLYSLYLTP; translated from the coding sequence TTGGCTCACTCTACCGGAAACTATACGCTAGTACGAAGAATCAAAGATCCTCAGTTTAGTGTAGATCGCCTTGATCAGTATGCCCTGCTATTGCTAGCCGGAACGCATAACTTTCAGTTTTGCGTAGTAGATACCGATCAGCAACGCTGCCTGTTACTTGAGGATTATTCTTTCTCCGACACATTAGAAGAATTAACCGGAGCGTACCGCACCATTATTGAAGAGCATCAACTTTTGATGGCTGGCTACTGGAAAAGTGTAAAATTGGCTGTAAAGAGTCCGTACTTTACCTTAGTCCCTCGTTCGTATTTTTCACCAGAAAATCCGGGGCATTATCTTAAGCTGGCGGTCGCTCTTCCTGAGGAGAACTACTCAATATCGTACCAAATGCATGAGCAAGCTGAGGCAGCTATGGTGTTTGGAGCGAATAAAGGGCTAGTTGATCGGATTAAGAGTACCTATCCTTCGCAGGATATTCCACTAAAGTACCAGGGCAGCGTTTTTATAGAAGGTATTCGGCAGATGCCATCGGGTTCTCACTACCCGGTTATGCACCTTCACATTGACCAAGGAGCCCTGACTGTGCTGGTGATTGACAATGGCAACGTGGTTTTCTACAATAATTTTGCCTACCAGAGTCCGGACGATGTAGTAAAATATACCTTAACTGCCTTTCAGAAGTTATCGCTAGACCAAAATGATACTAAGGTAGTGGTTTGGGGCAATATCCCGCTAAAATCTGATGAGTACGCCGCTCTGTATCGTTACATTCGTCAGCTTACGCTGGGAACGAAACCTGATTTTCTGACTTTCTCTCACATGTTTGACGAAGCTCCTGACCATCAGTACTTTGATCTATACAGCCTTTACCTTACCCCGTAA
- a CDS encoding NUDIX domain-containing protein produces MPEWNHKVYEQFGHQVRVRVCALCFRGDEILLVWHRGLKDNQHFVAPPGGGVQFGETAEQAMHREVKEETGLAVEKSQFLFVYEHVEPPLHAVELFFSAEVSADVPRIGIDPELNSDEQLIQKVGFTSPQEIRSEIIKGKNQFHQLIRHYQFPKELLSLRGYFKFDNKTRN; encoded by the coding sequence ATGCCGGAGTGGAATCACAAAGTTTACGAGCAGTTTGGTCACCAAGTGCGGGTGCGGGTTTGTGCACTCTGCTTTCGTGGTGATGAAATTCTGCTAGTCTGGCATCGGGGACTGAAAGATAACCAACATTTTGTTGCCCCACCGGGGGGCGGCGTTCAATTTGGCGAAACAGCCGAGCAAGCAATGCACCGGGAAGTGAAGGAAGAAACTGGGTTGGCGGTCGAGAAATCACAATTTTTATTCGTTTACGAACACGTAGAGCCACCATTACACGCTGTTGAGCTATTTTTTTCGGCTGAAGTATCGGCAGATGTTCCGCGAATAGGGATCGATCCGGAACTAAATTCTGATGAGCAGCTAATTCAGAAGGTAGGTTTTACCTCTCCTCAAGAGATCAGAAGCGAAATAATTAAAGGAAAAAACCAGTTTCATCAGTTAATTCGCCACTATCAGTTCCCTAAAGAGCTACTATCTTTGCGGGGGTATTTCAAATTTGATAATAAAACACGAAATTAG
- a CDS encoding DUF4270 family protein — MNLLVRKKLGWLFWLTPFLFSCESEEILSLPQEPGDQALSLLFKEIPLSYSLVQLDSVATNRLPNDDSYRFLAGTYRSEIFGETQATTFAELGVDTRAEVEAEDRYDSLVLILVNDYFYGDINQTTDQRIGIYPLLDTLARTPFYRTDEIPFSPVALAELNFIPNPKADSVADTLRVRLDNAFGQELFDLAQTDAAALTSDSAFREYFPGIAMTSLAGNSIITGFDPARLRLALYFSGNDEAVSSVYTFNAENAFNNIAADRSGTPLAGITSVNQRMMAPDSGFYLHSGTGLVPTLSIQPIINFIDTLRANTDQLFRVNRVEIYIGATPREEGLAVPDRIAAFAFEDDFSLIIDSAVISQRLVRFPVGLQMDTAPRNGVFSVPPTESSYQILMTQYTQNIINEAPNIVTEFRIQPLRTQLGRRLEEIVAEPDSIVAKVFYTLLE; from the coding sequence ATGAACTTGTTAGTTAGAAAAAAACTGGGGTGGCTATTTTGGCTCACCCCCTTTCTTTTTTCGTGTGAAAGTGAAGAAATACTCAGTTTACCTCAAGAACCCGGCGACCAAGCCTTAAGCCTTCTCTTTAAAGAAATTCCTCTTAGTTACTCCTTGGTACAGTTAGATTCAGTTGCCACCAATCGACTGCCTAACGATGATTCTTACCGCTTTTTAGCGGGTACGTATCGAAGCGAGATTTTTGGCGAAACGCAAGCAACAACGTTTGCCGAACTCGGCGTAGATACCCGTGCAGAAGTGGAAGCAGAGGACAGGTACGACTCGCTAGTTCTGATACTGGTAAACGATTACTTTTACGGCGATATAAATCAGACTACAGATCAGCGCATTGGTATTTATCCACTACTCGATACGTTGGCGCGCACTCCTTTCTACCGCACTGATGAAATTCCCTTCAGCCCAGTTGCTCTGGCCGAACTTAACTTTATTCCTAATCCCAAAGCTGATAGTGTAGCTGATACACTAAGGGTTCGGTTGGATAATGCGTTTGGTCAAGAGTTATTTGACTTGGCTCAAACTGATGCTGCTGCCTTAACTAGCGATAGTGCTTTTCGGGAGTATTTTCCCGGAATTGCTATGACTTCGCTTGCTGGAAATAGTATAATTACCGGATTTGATCCCGCTCGGTTACGATTAGCACTCTATTTTAGTGGTAATGACGAGGCTGTATCATCAGTGTATACTTTTAACGCGGAAAATGCCTTTAACAATATTGCTGCCGACCGTTCGGGTACGCCACTAGCTGGGATAACGTCGGTAAACCAACGGATGATGGCACCCGACAGCGGATTTTATTTACATTCAGGTACTGGATTGGTACCTACGCTGAGCATTCAGCCGATTATAAACTTCATCGATACGCTACGAGCCAACACCGACCAGCTGTTTCGGGTTAATCGGGTAGAGATTTATATAGGAGCAACCCCTCGAGAAGAAGGGCTGGCCGTGCCTGACCGCATAGCGGCTTTCGCTTTTGAAGATGATTTTTCACTAATCATAGACTCCGCGGTCATTAGCCAGAGACTGGTTCGTTTTCCCGTAGGATTGCAAATGGATACTGCCCCTCGGAATGGTGTGTTTTCGGTTCCGCCTACGGAATCATCGTATCAGATATTGATGACTCAGTATACGCAAAACATAATAAATGAGGCTCCGAACATAGTAACTGAATTTAGGATTCAGCCACTTCGTACCCAATTGGGCAGACGGCTAGAGGAGATTGTAGCTGAACCAGATAGCATTGTAGCTAAAGTGTTTTACACCTTGTTAGAGTAG
- a CDS encoding glycogen/starch synthase → MSKLRILYVASEINPFLQTSEVADFVRKLPQGMQERGMEIRILVPRFGLINERKNRLHEVVRLSGINIAVGDEEKPLTIKVASIPNAKLQVYFIDNEDYFHRKSVFFDKQNRFHADNDERAIFFCKGVIETVKKLGWAPDIVHCNDWMTSLIPMYLKTTYKNDPLFHTTKTVFTVYNNKFEHKFNTDLIEKVKMMDIEDSMLANLQSADYEGFIKIGVQYSDAVIKAEEEYSEDLVQLFDEFNKEKKIDTIEQGDDLLDSYYNLYNELVS, encoded by the coding sequence ATGTCGAAACTCCGTATCCTTTATGTAGCTAGTGAGATTAATCCTTTTTTACAGACTTCTGAAGTGGCCGATTTCGTGCGGAAGTTGCCGCAAGGTATGCAGGAGCGAGGAATGGAAATCCGGATATTGGTGCCTCGCTTCGGGCTGATCAATGAGCGGAAGAATCGATTGCATGAAGTAGTACGCTTATCGGGAATTAATATTGCCGTAGGCGACGAAGAGAAACCACTAACCATTAAAGTGGCATCTATTCCCAATGCTAAGTTACAAGTTTATTTTATTGATAACGAGGACTACTTCCACCGCAAGTCCGTGTTCTTTGATAAGCAAAACCGATTCCACGCTGATAATGACGAACGAGCCATTTTCTTCTGCAAGGGAGTAATTGAAACGGTGAAGAAATTAGGTTGGGCCCCCGATATTGTGCATTGTAACGACTGGATGACCAGCCTTATTCCGATGTATCTGAAAACTACGTACAAAAACGATCCGCTATTTCATACTACCAAAACCGTTTTTACCGTTTACAACAACAAGTTTGAACACAAATTCAATACTGACCTCATTGAAAAGGTGAAAATGATGGATATTGAAGATAGTATGTTAGCAAATCTTCAATCAGCCGACTACGAAGGCTTCATCAAAATCGGAGTGCAGTATTCTGATGCCGTAATTAAGGCTGAAGAAGAATACAGCGAAGATTTAGTTCAGCTTTTCGATGAGTTTAATAAAGAAAAGAAAATTGACACTATTGAGCAGGGCGATGATTTATTGGACTCCTACTACAACCTTTATAATGAACTTGTTAGTTAG
- the panC gene encoding pantoate--beta-alanine ligase has protein sequence MKLLQDVSSVRNFTQKQTAKQEIGLVPTMGALHRGHRALLEASLQNNDLTICSIYVNPTQFNNPDDLDKYPRTLEHDLKFLEEVGCDAVFCPPNQVMYPKKEQQLLQLSFGHLDKILEGQHRPGHFSGVGLVVSKLLNIVQPRRAYFGQKDLQQLAIIRQMVREFCISVEIMSVPIVREASGLALSSRNQRLSSEEKQVATQLYRTLLFAQQQYEIGIDLTTIKQQVLDRLSRDTGIRVEYFEVVRIDDFHLIEEADKSGAIAFCVAAYVGDVRLIDNIIVPPAKSTQQEH, from the coding sequence ATGAAACTGCTGCAAGATGTAAGTTCTGTACGAAATTTCACCCAAAAGCAAACTGCTAAGCAAGAAATAGGGCTAGTACCCACTATGGGGGCACTACACCGCGGCCACCGGGCACTATTGGAAGCATCCTTGCAGAATAACGATCTGACTATATGCAGTATTTACGTGAATCCAACGCAGTTTAATAACCCAGATGATCTGGATAAATATCCCCGCACTCTTGAGCACGACTTGAAGTTTCTGGAAGAGGTTGGCTGCGATGCCGTATTTTGCCCACCTAACCAGGTAATGTACCCTAAAAAAGAGCAGCAGTTGCTTCAATTAAGCTTCGGACATTTAGACAAGATACTGGAGGGGCAACACCGCCCAGGCCACTTCAGCGGAGTAGGATTGGTAGTGAGTAAACTGCTTAATATTGTGCAGCCACGGCGGGCTTATTTTGGGCAGAAGGATTTGCAGCAGTTAGCTATTATCCGTCAGATGGTGCGGGAGTTTTGTATTTCGGTAGAAATTATGTCGGTACCCATCGTTAGAGAAGCATCAGGATTAGCCCTTTCGTCGCGTAACCAGCGGTTAAGCTCAGAAGAAAAACAAGTTGCCACCCAGTTGTACCGCACATTACTTTTTGCTCAGCAGCAATACGAGATTGGTATCGATTTAACTACCATTAAACAACAAGTACTCGATCGGCTTAGTCGCGATACTGGTATTCGGGTAGAATATTTTGAGGTAGTACGAATAGATGACTTTCACTTGATTGAAGAAGCTGATAAAAGCGGAGCAATTGCTTTTTGCGTAGCAGCTTACGTGGGTGATGTACGACTGATTGATAATATAATTGTACCTCCGGCAAAATCTACACAGCAGGAACACTGA
- the panD gene encoding aspartate 1-decarboxylase has translation MNIEVLKSKIHRVKITQAELHYVGSITIDEDLMDAANFIEGEKVQIVNVNNGERLETYVIRGERGSGMVCMNGPAARKVQVGDIVIIISYASMPIEEAKQFQPTIIFPDQNNRLIY, from the coding sequence ATGAACATTGAAGTTTTAAAATCGAAAATACATCGGGTAAAAATCACCCAGGCAGAGCTACACTACGTAGGTAGCATTACCATTGACGAAGATTTAATGGATGCCGCTAATTTTATCGAGGGTGAAAAAGTGCAAATTGTGAATGTAAACAATGGCGAACGCCTGGAGACGTACGTAATTCGAGGGGAGCGAGGCAGTGGTATGGTTTGTATGAATGGCCCCGCCGCCCGGAAGGTACAGGTGGGTGATATTGTAATTATTATTTCCTACGCTTCTATGCCCATTGAAGAAGCTAAACAGTTTCAGCCTACTATTATTTTCCCCGACCAGAACAATCGTCTGATTTACTAG